ctgactatacaccagagaacacacacaggagagaaaccttatagctgtgatcaatgtgggaagagatttattctgctacaaaccctgaaatcacaccaaagaatacacactggagagaaaccttttggctgttatcaatgtgggacgAGTTTTTCTCACTTAAGCAGCCTGATAGGACACCAGcggggacacacaggagagaaaccttatagctgtgatcaatgtgggaagagatgtactacatctggcaatctaactatacaccagagaattcacacaggagagaaagcgtatggctgtgatcaatgtgggaagagttttactacatctagcaatctaactgaacaccagagaacacacacaggagagaaaccttatggctgtgatcaatgtgggaaaagttttactacatctagcaatctgactagaCACCAGCAAGTACACACAGGAgtgaaacctcatagctgtgatcaatgtgggaagagttttattagatctagccagctgacagtacaccagagaacacacacaggagtgaaATCTAATAGCTGTGATatatgtgggaagagatactctgataaaatatctctgattaaacatcagaaaatacatacatgaaggagttgtgttataatatcaatgaaatgatgtcacaatgtagaatgttttaacattgtagtaggagtattttaatgatgtcacaatgtagaatgttttaacattgtagtaggagtattttaatgatgtcacaatgtagaatgttttaacattgtagtaggagtatctTAATAATTTTTGATCTATTTGAATGAATGTCAGAATGTAGAACcataaacgtttgtcccctgttcagTTGACATTATCTATCTATATTATCTATCTATTGATTTTAGCCTCAGCGGAAAAACCCAGGccctgaattgaaagagtactatttatttaacaaaaagtgacaaaaaaaattgtgttacacttaccacgttggtgacccacttgaatcaaaatgcaacacttcaacatgtttaggttttcaatattcaatatatcacaaactgtttctgcatattgggtATTGATTTAGGCACGTTAAAActgtgcacatttgtggcctgttggaggtcattttgcagggctctggcagtgcacctccttgcacaaaggctgaggtagcggtcctgctgctgggttgttgccctcctacggcctcctccacgtctcctgatgtactggcctgtctcctggtagcgcctccatgctctggacactacgctgacagacacagcaaacctttttgccacagctcgcattgatgtgccatcctggatgaactgcactacctgagccacttgtgtgggttgtagactccgtctcatgctaccactagagtgagagcaccgccagcattcaaaagtgaccaaaacatcagccaggaagcataggaactgagaagtggtctgtggtcaccacctgcagaatcactcattttttgggggtgtcttgctaattgcctataatttccaccttttgtctattccatttgcacaacagcatgtgaaatttattgtcaatcagtgttgcttcctaagtggacagtttgatttcacagaagtgtgattgacttggagttacattgtgttgtttaagtgttccctttatttttttgagcagtgtatattaaataaatattgaaagataaatggcatcgacatacaatgtaatgcaaaatagaagaacatattggagaaagcactagccaatacagtactgccatacagtaacagtacttccatacaggcctaatatcacatttcaagatatctttgtacacaaattgttcaatattttatcaggctgacttgaaagactATATACGcgacattttgctgcgtggcaatactgtgtttggattctgaagggcatttatacaaaagaggtagtctagacactgtattaataccattatgcatttgaatcccatctacagctaccatctaagctattaatttccctccacaagggggcggacatgtaacgtttccaaaatgggatagtattgtccatgtaacgtttccaaaatgggatagtattgtccatgtaacgtttccaaaatgggatagtattgaccatgtaacgtttccaaaatgggatagtattgtccatgtaacgtttccaaaatgggatagtattgtccatgtaacgtttccaaaatgggatagtattgtacatgtaacgtttccaaaatgggatagtattgtccatgtaacgtttccaaaatgggacagtattgtccatgtaacgtttccaaaatgggatagtattgaccatgtaacgtttccaaaatgggatagtattgtccatgtaacctttacaaaatgggatagtattgttcatataacatttccaaaatgggatagtattgtacatgtaacgttatgcccccttgtgaggtaatagtattgcatgctgtagcaggctatataaagaggaagacctccattgacgattcagttcgttgtaacatctcgtctggacaggtcaccgtccttagttagttagttaacgttagctagttcattatcacaaaagtgagaactgctctagatagGAAACTTActttaatgagtgtaaagccatgttggcttcaTGAAAACGATATATAATATATGGGAAataatatagttgagggaaataatccaaacctagtaaTCCaagcctagttaggacataacgttagctagctagataacggtgcTGTACTgcagctcatacaacgccgacgatcaaacccggctttctaatatttacggtaattaactatagtaacgttatggaagctattcacagaaaaccatcattgtcttcgttattcattattagtatgttatattattattatatacattatttagatacatattcagagccaaacatcaacccaacttaacctttttaactgttgtcgcatccaaacttgtcaccatcgttttcagttgtaattgcgaagttcccggaagaagtccagcaacaacggaggttcctcgatgaacccaccttctaacaagttcattgaagaaccttttggggctgtttttcattgaccaagaaccctacggttcttaggggatctgagaacaactccagttgaacccttcatttttagagttgtagtcggctctatttactctcagattcaacacatgatgattagcatcaacgatcaagtcagctgctgctgctccaatacagtatgaggtgagacggtgaactgacgttgaaccagtcagtcagttgctgctgctccaatacagtacgaggtgagacggtgaactgacgttgaaccgggcagtcagctgctgctgctccgataaggtatgaggtgagacggtgaactgacgttgaaccgggcagtcagttgctgctgctccaatacagtacgAGGTGAGACGgtaaactgatgttgaaccgggcagtcagctgctgctgctgctccaatacagtatgaggtgagacggtgaactgatgttgaaccgggcagtcagtcattcattctgtactatgaatctatcaaatcaaattgagttttaccttaaagtgaaatgcttacttacatgcccCTAACCAactatgcagtttaaaaaaaagtacaaataagaataagaaataaaaggaaccagtaattaaagagcagaagtTAAATAACAATatctagactatatacagggggtaccggtacagagtcaatgtggaggctatatacaggaggtaccggtacagagttaatgtggagactatatacagggggtactggtacagagttaatgtggagactatatacagggggtaccggtacagagtcaatgtggagactatatacagggggtacagagtcaatgtggagactatatacagggggtaccggtacagagtcaatgtggaggttttatacaggggtaccggtacagagtcaatgtggagactatatacagggggtactggtacagagtcaatgtggaggctatatacagggggtaccggtacagaatcaatgtggagactatatacagggggtaccggtacagagtcaatgtggagactatatacagggggtaccggtacagaggcaatgtgcgggggcaccggttagtcgaggtaattgaggtaatatgtacatataggtagagttattaaagtgacaatgcatagatcaTAACAGAGTGCGTGGGGgggcccttcctctgacaccgcctgggatagaggtcctggatggcaggaagcttggccccagtgatgtactgcgctgtacgcactaccctctgtagtgccttgtggttggaggccgagcagttgccataccaggcagggatgcaaccagtcaggatgctcttgatggtgcagctgtagaaccttttgaggatctgaggaccaatgccaaatcttttcagtctcctgagggggaataggttttgtcgtgctacTCATTATTGATCAAGACACAAAATAATAACAGGACAGCCATAACTGTacagacaaacatacaatcaCAACAATTCCAATGAATTATAACCTCTTATTAGTTGGTCCCTGTGACAGTCAAATCCCAATAACCGCCTGCCTGTTGAGCGTGTCTGTTGATTGTGGTGCTCTGTTTGGATCTGACCTCTCCGCTGTAGTAGTGATGGGCTTTCTGAGTCTATTCGGTGAGCCGGCACATTTGGCTCCTTTCAAGTAAAAGAGCGGGTTCATTTAGCTCATAAACGGATCTACCTTTAAAATGCTTAAAATAAATCTAGAACAATGAAAAAATTGCAAATATTCAATGTAAAAGCCAAAAGGTAGGCTACCATTAAGTCAGATCGTGAAATGCGCGTAAAAAATGAAGAATTCGTTTTTAAGCATGAAATAAATCCTCGTGGACCAGATTGACCTTCTCTCCACACTATTTATTgtttctgcagtgaggattcacccCCTTTAGATAATGATGTGTAACTTATCTGTAGAAAAACCTTGTTCTGAGCTCAACAAGCACTAGTAGCAGTATGCAAATCAGAGAGCCAGATGAATGGCTCTTTCACCGATGCGGTTCCAGACGTTCAACAAAAAGATCCGTTCAAAAAGAGCCGTTCGTTCGTGAACGACACATCACCACACTGTAGTTCTCCACCATTGCGTACCGTCAGCTGGAGGAGCATTCGTCCAACTTCTCATCCAAGTAAATGGCAGCGGCGCATCATCCCTCCGCTGAACTCCCAAGGGACTGGGAGGATAGTTTACGATGCAACAAGCGTTTGGGGAGTACATTCATTGAAACGCAATGACTGTTTTTACATTCTGGAGGGACTCTTGCGCCAGGGGAAATCTCAGCAGCGATGTCTCTGCTGTGCGTCAGAAGTAGGATATTTTTCTTCTTCGCTATGCttattatactgtatatatctgtcaCATTAATGACATTGCAATTAGGAAAGTTGTCTGTCGGCTATTGGGGAGATGCGCATAGCCCGTTGAGTTGTCACCTAGTGAGATCACTCTgctataacacactgtctgtctgtctgggagaagagactcaccttgtcacctagtgagatcactctgttataacacactgtctgtctgtctgtctgtctgtctgtctgtctgtctgtctgtctgtctgtctgtctgtcagggaggacagactcaccttgtcacctagtgagatcactctgttataacacactgtctgtctgtctgtctgtctgtctgtctgtctgtctgtctgtctgtctgtctgtctgtctgtctgtctgtctgtctgtctgtctgtctgtctgtctgtctgtctgtctgtctgtctgtctgtctgtctgtctgtctgtctgtctgggagaagagactcaccttgtcacctagtgagatcactctgttataacacactgtctgtctgtctgtctgtctgtctgtctgtctgtctgtctgtctgtctgtctgtctgtctgtctgtctgtctgtctgtctgtctgtctgtctgtcagggaggagagactcaccttgtcacctagtgagatcactctgttataacacactgtctgtctgtcagggctctggtctaaagtagagtattatatagggaatagggctctggtctaaagtagagtattatatagggaatagggctctggtctaaagtagagtattatatagggaatagggctctggtctaaagtagagtattatatagggaatatggccctggtctacagtagaggattatatagggaatagggccctggtctaaagtagagtattatatagggaatagggcccttttctacagtagagtattatatagggaatagggccctggtctaaagtagagtattatatagggaatagggccctggtctaaagtagaggattataaagggaatagggccctggtctacagtagagtataatatagggaatagggaatgtctgtctgtcagttgAAGTATTTGCTCTCCAGgtgaaatttcagctctggtgcagatgtgcccatctgctctccaggtgtagacccagggggcccgtttagaacctttttaggacatttcgagatgacagatgtttgtgtttggtctattaatgtacctgtgagttgaaatttttatcatttttgacaaaattagactgctttaaagtgccagtttttcgctcaggtagggtattaGCCctagctatttaaaaacactttttcaacatttcaagagaGCAGTGTGTTCAGTTTGATCATTTCAAAGACAGCTGCATcttcattttatttatattattcatttttttttcttttttaattttCATCATAAAAATTACCTCGGCTGTTAATTAACCTCAACTCCAGAGGTGATCAAGGTGTGGGATCAGcctggattttttttaaacacttttgcaacatttcaagatagcagtttgtttagtttgatgtaaataaagatagctgcaTCTTTATTTTACTCATTTTCAAAAATATTGTTTTTACCAAAAACATgtgaaaatgaataaaataaagttgcagctgtcttttttttttacatcaaactaactgctatcttgaaatgttgaaaaagtgtttttaaatggCCATCCTTTTAAAATAGGCATTTGCAAATTAGTTGAAAGGCTAAGAGAatcatctccaacctcctctcagGAGATGATTCCCTTAGCCTTTCAACTAATTTTCAAATGATAGGATgcctatttaaaaacactttttcaacatttcaagatagcagttagttcgTTTTGAGCATATCAAAGACAGCTgcaactttattttatttaaacactgctcaaaaatattaagggaacacttaaacaacacaatgtaactccaagtcaatcacacttctgtgaaatcaaactgtccacttaggaagcaacactgattgacaataaatttcacatgctgttgtgcaaatggaatagacaaaaggtggaaattataggcaattagtaagacacccccaaaaaaggaatggttctgcaggtggtgaccacacaccacttctcagttcctatgcttcctggctgatgttttggtcacttttgaatgctggcggtgctttcactctagtggtagcatgagacggagtctacaacccacacaagtggctcaggtagtgcagctcatccaggatggcacatcaatgcaagctgtggcaaaaaggtttgttgtgtctgtcagcgtagtgtccagagcatggaggcgctaccaggagacaggccagtacatcaggagacgtggaggaggccgtaaggagggcaacaacccagcagcaggaccgctacctccgcctttgtgcaaggaggtgcactgccagagccctgcaaaatgacctccagcaggccacaaatgtgcatgaaGGTTGCTGTGATGAAGGTTCCTGGTGAACAGATTTGACATGAACTCAATAGAAAGGAACTGCAGCTTGCAGACTTTCCAGGAGATGACAATGATCCTAAACTCTCTGTCCTGATAGGAGCAGACTACTACTGGCAGATAGTATCAGGCAGAGTGGAGCGACTGACGGAGACGCTGGTTGCTTTAGAGAGCACCTTTGGATGGTCGGTGCAGGGACCCGTGTTCATGTCAAGTGTCGCCGAGGCAACTTGCATGTTCATCCCACTTGATGAAGACACACTAGTCTCCaaacaactgaatgcattctgGGAGCTTGAGTCTCTGGGTATTATAAGCGAGAAAACACAGAACCCAGAGGAAACCGAGGCTCTACAGAGGTTCGAGGAAACAACCACCTTCAAAGATGGGCGATACCACGTGGAGTTGCCATGGAAACGAGAAATGCCAGAACTCCAAGACAACTATAGAATCGCCAAGAAACGGTTTGAAGGTCTGAAGAAAAGACTGAAGAAGGATGTGACGTTGTACAGCAGATACAATGAAGTGGTAGAGGACTACTTACAACAGGATATTGCAGAGGACGTGCCCAAGGACAACGCATCAAGTGCAGACAATGTAAAATACTACTTACTTCACCATGCAGTACTCCGAGAAGATAAGGTGACAACAAAACAGAGTGGTGTTTGATGCCTCGTCCCATGAAGATGGCTGtccatccctcaatgactgtctactcACAGGACCGAACCTGAATCCGGATCTGCTCAGCGTTCTGATAAAGTTCAGACTACATGAGATCGCATTCATGGCAGACATCAAGAAAGCTTTCCTGCAGATATccctagcagagagagacagagacgccgTGAGATTTCTATGGCTCACAGGCCCACCAAGGGGAGAAAATGAAGAGGAGCTGCGTGTGCTGAGGATGAAAAGAATAGTATTTGGAGCTTCCCCAAGTTCATTTTTGCTGGCAGCTACAATCAGGAAGCACCTGAAACAATATGAAACAGAACAACcagaagttgtagagatactgagagagtCACTCTATGTAGATGATTTCATTGCAAGTTCACGCAATGTTGAAGAGGCTTACCTTGTGACAACAACTGCAAAGCGAATGCTGTCGATTGCAGGCATGGACCTCTGCAAGTGGATGACCAATTCTCCTGAATTGAAAACAAAATGGGAGGAGAGTACGACAACTGAGCACCCGTTGACGCTAGAAACACAAGGATTAGTGCTGAAGGTTTTAGGCTTAGTATGGAGACCGGAAACAGATGACTTTGTGTTTGACCTCAGGCCGCTACTGAGCATTCTAAAGCAAAATGAAAACACAAAGAGAAGTGTTCTACAGTCGTCTGCACGTATCTTCGACCCTCTTGGTTTCTTAACTCCCTTCACCATCATGATCAAGTGCATGTTCCAGGAAATGTGGGAGAGGGGACTCAGCTGGGACGAAGAATTACCACCTGATCTGACACGAGAATGGCAACAGTGGTGTTCAGAGCtaccccagttacaccagctcaccTTACCAAGGTGGTACAGAACAGACATGCGGCCACAGAATAGCCACACGTGTTCTGTGAAAGGGCTTACAGTGCAGTAGCTTACTTGCAAGGTGAGTCACAAGACAGGGATACAAGAAGTCTAGTCGCATCCAAGTCCAGGGTAGCCCCACTCAAGAAAATGACGCTGCCACGCCTGGAGCTCATGGGAGCTGTGATTGGAGCGAGACTCGCAAACAACTTGATGACCACACTGAAATTGGAAGAAAAACAGATCCAAATGTGGACAGACTCGATGATCGTGCTGCATTGGATTTGCAGCTCAGCTCAGAAATGGAAACAGTTTGTTGCGAACAGAGTGACGGAGATCCAGTCCTTGACCAATCCTGAGTCATGGTCACATATTGAAGGGAAAACTAATCCAGCCGACCTCCCTACAAGAGGACAAACTGTTCGAAACTTGACACAGAGCGAGCTATGGTGGAATGGACCCAGAATTCTGACATCACCCAATCAGTCCGAAGAGACTGATGATAACAAAGTTCCGGAAGAGGTGAATATAGAACTCAAGTCCAGCTGCCAGGTTACTGTACAACTCGCAGCAAACAGCACAGCAATCACTGAACCTGTGATGGAGCTTGAAAggtacagcaaactgaaaagagtgttcagagtcaccgcctggataaagagattcatagccaatgctcgtacaaccataaagatacaaggtgaactgactgctgacgaactgttcgatgcagaaaagtactggattaaggtaacacaacaacagagttTTGGACAGGAGATCAAACTACTGAAGGCAGGAAAAAGCCTAAACAATGACTGTAAAATCAGAGAACTGAAACCGTTCCTGGACGAACACGAACTACTCAGTGTAGGAGGAAGACTGCAACAGTCCAGCTTCACATTCAGAGAGCAGCACCCATGGGTTCTGCCCAACAAGTACAGATACTCAGAAATGTTGATACAGTACCACCATGAGAAGGTGATGCATTCTGGAGCAAGAGACACTCTAGTACAAATCAGAGAGCGATACTGGATCTTGAGTGCTAGGCAGCtagtcaagagcacagtggcaaGATGTATAGTGTGCAAAAGATTCAAGGCAAGAGCCGGACAGCAGGTCACTGCGCCTTTACCAAAAGACAGAATAACTGAATCACCACCATTTGAAGTCACAGGTGTGGATTTTGCAGGACCGCTCTTTGTGAAAGAAAATGGGTCTGTGAAGAAGTCATACATTGCACTGTTCACTTGTGCGGTAACCAGAGCAGTGCATTTGgaactggtctcagatcagtccaCAGAGAAATTCCTGCTAGCTCTAAAAAGATTCATCTCAAGGAGAGGATTATGCAAGGTAATCTACTCAGACAATGCAAAAACGTTCAAGAGAGCTGATCAGGACTTGAAAGAGCTGTGGAAGGCAATCGAAGAGCCCCAACTTTTGGCTTTCTTCTCAGAAAGGGGCATCACCTGGAGGTTCATCGCCGAGCAAGCAGCCTGGTGGGGCGGATTCTGGGAAAGACTTGTCAGGTCAGTGAAAACATGCCTGCGAAAGGTTCTTGGGAGAGCTTCACTCAACTTTGAAGAGATGTGCACAgtcctgacagaggttgaagcaATTCTAAATTCTAGGCCTCTGACCTTCGTGCACAATGAAGTGGATGAACCACAACCCCTGACCCCAGCACACTTCCTGGTGGGTAAACGACTAACCTCTTTGCCTCCAA
This sequence is a window from Salvelinus namaycush isolate Seneca unplaced genomic scaffold, SaNama_1.0 Scaffold23, whole genome shotgun sequence. Protein-coding genes within it:
- the LOC120038664 gene encoding zinc finger protein 2 homolog, whose protein sequence is KKSHCCSDCGKRFNYSSHLKIHQRIHTGEKPYSCDQCGKSFTTSSNLTEHQRIHTGEKPYGCDQCGKRFILLQTLKSHQRIHTGEKPFGCYQCGTSFSHLSSLIGHQRGHTGEKPYSCDQCGKSFTTSSNLTIHQRIHTGEKPYSCDRCGKSFTISSSLTIHQRTHTGEKPYSCDQCGKRFILLQTLKSHQRIHTGEKPFGCYQCGTSFSHLSSLIGHQRGHTGEKPYSCDQCGKRCTTSGNLTIHQRIHTGEKAYGCDQCGKSFTTSSNLTEHQRTHTGEKPYGCDQCGKSFTTSSNLTRHQQVHTGVKPHSCDQCGKSFIRSSQLTVHQRTHTGVKSNSCDICGKRYSD